A region from the Lolium perenne isolate Kyuss_39 chromosome 4, Kyuss_2.0, whole genome shotgun sequence genome encodes:
- the LOC127296260 gene encoding subtilisin-like protease 4, translating to MVSKKRSFVRAFPDQLWHPSTTHTPEFLRLKKGSGIWRNVSYGKGVIIGVLDTGIYAAHPSFDDGGIPPPPSKWKGSCHGASRCNNKLIGAKFFNFYANDSGDDAGHGTHTASTAAGNFVRDASAGGLGRGTASGIAPGAHLAMYRVCTLFGCYVSDIVAGFDEAVKDGVDVLSVSLGPAYNVNFTGDPVAIGALNAVAKGVVVVAAAGNNGPKAYLENSAPWLLTVAAGSVDRSFQAVVQLGNGNRIDGEAFNQISNSSSWLFPLYLDKHCKSLARRNVSGKIVICHNTGSMNGSRTGSVNKTDITGIMSAGAAGVVLINRKDAGFTSVLEDYGPNVVQVTVADGNSISEYVRTTNKPSASFIYKNTLLGVRPSPTVAAFSSRGPCSFSPGVLKPDIVAPGLNIVAAWPPLTILGSGPFHIKSGTSMSTPHVSGVAALVKSVHPDWSAAAIKSAILTTADIVDSRGHPILNEQHRMASAYAMGAGHVNPAKSVDPGLVYDLGITEYAGYICALLGDQGLAIIARNPWLSCTKLPKIPEAQLNYPSITVPLKSVPFTLNRTVTNVGPADSVYTLKLYTPKSLTIRVSPEKLVFSKAGQKIQYSITVTSHANDEKKFMEGSLSWISRNHVVRSPIVAVADLDSPPL from the coding sequence ATGGTGTCCAAGAAGAGATCCTTCGTGCGTGCCTTTCCGGACCAGCTGTGGCACCCCTCCACCACGCACACTCCGGAATTTCTCAGGCTGAAGAAAGGTAGCGGCATATGGAGGAACGTCAGCTACGGCAAGGGGGTCATCATCGGGGTTCTGGACACCGGCATCTACGCAGCACACCCTTCCTTTGATGATGGTGGCATCCCGCCACCGCCATCAAAGTGGAAGGGTTCATGCCATGGCGCTTCTCGCTGCAACAACAAGCTCATTGGTGCTAAGTTCTTTAATTTTTATGCCAATGACTCTGGAGATGATGCAGGCCATGGTACCCATACCGCATCCACTGCTGCTGGGAACTTCGTCCGCGATGCCTCGGCCGGCGGCCTCGGCAGGGGCACGGCGTCAGGGATTGCTCCAGGTGCACACCTGGCCATGTACAGGGTGTGCACACTCTTTGGATGTTACGTATCAGACATAGTAGCCGGGTTCGACGAAGCTGTCAAGGACGGGGTAGATGTGCTCTCAGTTTCCCTCGGCCCGGCTTATAATGTCAACTTCACTGGAGACCCTGTTGCCATTGGCGCACTTAATGCCGTAGCAAAGGGTGTCGTGGTCGTGGCTGCAGCTGGGAATAACGGACCCAAGGCCTATCTTGAGAATTCTGCACCATGGTTGCTCACAGTGGCAGCTGGCTCGGTGGACAGAAGCTTTCAGGCTGTTGTGCAGCTTGGCAATGGCAACCGCATCGACGGGGAAGCTTTTAACCAGATTTCAAACTCAAGCTCGTGGCTGTTTCCTCTTTATTTGGACAAACACTGCAAGTCGTTGGCTAGAAGAAACGTGTCTGGCAAAATTGTGATATGCCATAACACAGGATCAATGAATGGCTCAAGAACAGGATCTGTAAATAAGACTGACATCACTGGCATCATGAGTGCTGGAGCCGCTGGCGTGGTGCTGATCAATAGGAAAGATGCTGGCTTCACCTCCGTTCTTGAGGATTATGGTCCCAATGTTGTGCAGGTGACCGTGGCTGATGGCAACAGTATTAGTGAGTATGTGAGGACAACCAACAAACCCAGTGCCAGTTTCATCTACAAAAACACTTTACTTGGTGTCCGTCCATCTCCTACTGTCGCCGCATTCTCGTCCCGTGGTCCCTGCAGCTTCAGCCCTGGCGTGCTAAAGCCAGATATAGTAGCACCAGGACTCAACATCGTTGCTGCATGGCCACCACTCACCATACTTGGTTCCGGGCCATTCCATATCAAATCCGGGACGTCTATGTCGACTCCACATGTCAGCGGCGTTGCTGCACTTGTCAAGAGCGTCCATCCCGACTGGTCTGCGGCTGCTATCAAGTCAGCTATCCTCACTACAGCTGACATCGTAGACAGCAGGGGTCACCCGATCTTGAATGAGCAGCATCGGATGGCAAGTGCTTATGCCATGGGTGCTGGCCATGTCAATCCCGCAAAATCTGTTGATCCAGGTCTTGTGTATGACCTTGGCATTACTGAATATGCTGGTTACATATGTGCTCTTCTTGGTGATCAAGGCTTGGCAATCATTGCGCGTAACCCGTGGTTGTCCTGCACGAAGCTTCCCAAGATACCAGAAGCCCAACTGAACTATCCCAGCATAACGGTGCCACTCAAATCAGTACCATTCACATTGAACCGAACAGTCACAAATGTGGGGCCAGCAGATTCAGTGTACACACTGAAGTTGTATACTCCAAAATCCCTTACTATACGTGTCTCACCGGAGAAGCTGGTGTTCTCCAAGGCTGGACAGAAGATCCAATATAGCATAACGGTGACCAGCCATGcaaatgatgagaaaaagttcatGGAGGGAAGTTTGAGCTGGATTTCAAGGAACCATGTTGTGCGCAGTCCGATCGTGGCTGTTGCCGATCTTGATTCTCCACCACTGTAA